In the Oryza glaberrima chromosome 6, OglaRS2, whole genome shotgun sequence genome, one interval contains:
- the LOC127775868 gene encoding uncharacterized protein LOC127775868, protein MASNTALGQLKAIQLLDGSNYVEWRNNVPISLAMLDYDLAIREDPPEEPQPAEELNIIGEEYDNLIWAYNKKLVNWEKSNRMCLIYVKGAISPEVIGGIIDSNDIKTYLANIEESFEFAPETYANMLVNEMITSHYDGKSGIRKHILEMTHMANQLRSMDMKISDGFLVHIIMRSLGPNYDPFKIKYNTQKEEWTIQELILHSVEEEERQKAEKQKIKDWLNLTNAFDKGKKGLSRGIL, encoded by the exons ATGGCTTCAAACACAG CATTAGGACAGCTTAAGGCTATTCAGCTTCTTGATGGATCAAATTACGTTGAATGGAGAAATAATGTGCCTATTAGCTTAGCCATGTTGGATTATGACTTAGCCATAAGAGAGGATCCTCCCGAGGAACCTCAACCGGCTGAAGAACTCAATATAATTGGGGAAGAATATGATAATCTCATATGGGCCTACAATAAGAAGTTAGTCAACTGGGAGAAGTCCAACAGAATGTGCTTAATTTATGTCAAGGGTGCCATCTCTCCAGAAGTTATTGGAGGAATCATTGACTCTAATGACATTAAGACGTATCTGGCAAACATTGaagaaagttttgaatttgcaCCTGAGACTTATGCCAATATGCTTGTAAATGAGATGATCACTAGTCATTACGATGGCAAAAGTGGTATAAGGAAGCACATCCTTGAGATGACTCATATGGCAAATCAACTCAGATCCATGGATATGAAAATATCTGATGGATTTTTAGTGCACATCATCATGAGATCTCTTGGTCCTAACTATGAtccattcaaaataaaatataacactCAGAAAGAGGAGTGGACCATACAAGAATTGATCTTACACTCCGTGGAAGAGGAAGAGCGCCAGAAAGCTGAAAAGCAGAAGATTAAAGACTGGCTCAACCTCACTAATGCCTTTGATAAAGGCAAAAAAGGTCTATCAAGGGGAATCCTCTAA
- the LOC127775735 gene encoding uncharacterized protein LOC127775735, producing the protein MKEGSDSSSGVSSGSGTAMASPRAFQRRWAPADEISLLEAAASHRQRHGGMPSPGDLAAALRGRLLTEDHHLDARAVSRQLASLRRRYAAAWRRLSSRGVVPVKDHDLRIYRLSKSLWEGSRGCGARKPIARHEAREFGELEALYPCLSAEVEAVEASRLCAVPGVFRRSFRRIGDEKAAELEAKAKRLRLAELKVGVRLDMLRKEVAETILELID; encoded by the coding sequence atgaaGGAAGGGAGCGACTCGTCCTCCGGCGTCTCCTCCGGATCTGGCACCGCCATGGCGTCTCCTCGTGCGTTCCAGCGCAGGTGGGCCCCCGCGGACGAGATCTCGCTCCtcgaggccgccgcctcccaccgccAGCGGCACGGAGGGATGCCGTCGCCGGGCGACCTCGCCGCGGCCCTCCGTGGCCGCCTCCTGACGGAGGACCACCACCTCGACGCCCGGGCGGTCTCCCGGCAGCTggcctctctccgccgccggtaCGCCGCCGCCTGGAGGCGGCTCTCGTCCCGCGGCGTCGTCCCGGTGAAGGACCACGACCTCAGGATCTACAGGCTCTCCAAGTCGCTCTGGGAGGGCAGCCGCGGCTGCGGCGCGAGGAAGCCCATCGCGCGCCACGAAGCGAGGGAGTTCGGGGAGCTGGAAGCGCTGTACCCTTGCCTCtccgcggaggtggaggcggtcgAGGCGAGCCGTCTGTGCGCCGTCCCCGGGGTGTTCAGGAGGTCGTTCCGGCGCATCGGCGACGAGaaggcggcggagctggaggcGAAGGCGAAGAGGCTGCGGCTGGCTGAGCTCAAGGTGGGCGTGCGGCTCGACATGCTGCGGAAGGAGGTCGCAGAGACGATCTTGGAGCTCATCGACTGA